One region of Molothrus aeneus isolate 106 chromosome 1, BPBGC_Maene_1.0, whole genome shotgun sequence genomic DNA includes:
- the UBP1 gene encoding upstream-binding protein 1 isoform X1, with the protein MAWVLKMDEVIESGLVHDFDASLSGIGQELGAGAYSMSDVLALPIFKQEDSSLPQENETKHPPFQYVMCAATSPAVKLYDETLTYLNQGQSYEIRMLDNRKAGDIPEINGKLVKSIIRVVFHDRRLQYTEHQQLEGWKWNRPGDRLLDLDIPMSVGVIDIKTNPSQLNAVEFLWDPTKCTSAFIQVHCISTEFTPRKHGGEKGVPFRIQVDTFKQTENGEYTDHLHSASCQIKVFKPKGADRKQKTDREKMEKRTAHEKEKYQPSYDTTVLTEMRLEPIIEDAVEHEQKKSSKRTLPADYGDSLAKRGSCSPWPDTPTTFVNNSPTPAPTFTSAQHNTYSVPDSNSSSPNHQGDGTSQGSGDQLHPSATIQETQQWLLKNRFSAYTRLFSNFSGADLLKLTREDLVQICGPADGIRLYNALKSRSVRPRLTIYVCQEPLRSIQLEQRQDAGSTDSNGAIYVYHAIYLEEMAASEVTRKLALAFNIPLHQINQVYRQGPTGIHILVSDQMVQNFQDESCFLFTTIKAENGEGFHIILK; encoded by the exons ATGGCGTGGGTGCTGAAGATGGATGAAGTGATCGAGTCCGGGCTGGTGCACGACTTCGACGCCAGCCTCTCGGGCAtcgggcaggagctgggagccgGTGCCTACAGCATGAG tgatgTTTTGGCGCTGCCTATTTTCAAACAGGAAGATTCCAGCCTTCCACAAGAAAATGAGACCAAACATCCACCTTTCCAGTATGTTATGTGTGCTGCAACATCTCCAGCAGTAAAATTATATGATGAAACTCTCACATATTTGAATCAAG gtCAGTCCTATGAGATCCGGATGCTAGATAATCGGAAAGCTGGAGACATACCAGAGATCAATGGAAAACTGGTGAAG AGCATTATAAGAGTTGTGTTCCATGACAGAAGGTTGCAGTACACAGAGCACCAGCAGTTAGAGGGTTGGAAGTGGAACCGCCCTGGGGACAGACTGCTCGACCTAG ataTTCCAATGTCTGTTGGAGTCATTGATATCAAGACAAATCCAAGCCAGCTCAACGCAGTTGAATTTTTATGGGATCCAACAAAATGTACATCTGCTTTTATTCAG GTACATTGTATCAGCACTGAATTTACACCTCGTAAACACGGAGGGGAGAAAGGAGTTCCTTTTAGAATTCAGGTTGACACCTTTAAACAGACTGAGAATGGAGAATACACAGATCATCTGCATTCAGCCAGTTGTCAAATCAAAGTTTTTAAG CCCAAAGgagcagacagaaaacagaaaacagacagagaaaagatggaaaaacgGACTGCACatgaaaaagagaagtatcAGCCTTCATATGACACCACAGTTCTCACAGAG ATGAGGCTTGAGCCTATAATTGAAGATGCAGTTGAACATGAGCAGAAAAAGTCCAGCAAGCGGACTTTGCCAGCAGACTACGGTGATTCTCTGGCAAAGCGAGGCAGT TGCTCACCATGGCCAGATACTCCTACAACATTTGTAAACAACAGTCCTACTCCTGCTCCGACTTTCACCTCTGCTCAGCATAACACCTACAGTGTCCCAGACAG cAATTCTTCCTCCCCAAATCATCAAGGAGATGGAACCTCTCAAGGGTCAGGAGAT CAGCTTCATCCTTCAGCCACAATCCAGGAAACTCAGCAATGGTTGCTCAAGAATAGGTTCTCTGCCTATACAAGgcttttttcaaatttctcaG GTGCTGATTTATTAAAGCTGACAAGAGAAGATCTGGTACAAATCTGTGGTCCAGCCGATGGAATTCGGCTGTATAATGCACTGAAATCCAG GTCCGTGAGGCCCCGTTTAACGATCTACGTGTGCCAGGAGCCCCTCCGGAGCATCCAGCTGGAACAACGGCAGGACGCgggcagcacagacagcaacGGTGCAATATACG TTTATCATGCAATCTACTTAGAGGAGATGGCAGCCTCAGAAGTCACACGCAAGCTTGCTTTGGCATTTAATATTCCTTTGCATCAGATCAACCAGGTTTACAGACAGGGTCCCACAGGCATCCACATTCTTGTTAGTGATCAG atggTTCAAAACTTTCAAGATGAGAGTTGTTTCTTATTCACCACAATAAAAG ctgaaaatggAGAAGGCTTCCATATAATTCTGAAGTGA
- the UBP1 gene encoding upstream-binding protein 1 isoform X2 produces the protein MAWVLKMDEVIESGLVHDFDASLSGIGQELGAGAYSMSDVLALPIFKQEDSSLPQENETKHPPFQYVMCAATSPAVKLYDETLTYLNQGQSYEIRMLDNRKAGDIPEINGKLVKSIIRVVFHDRRLQYTEHQQLEGWKWNRPGDRLLDLDIPMSVGVIDIKTNPSQLNAVEFLWDPTKCTSAFIQVHCISTEFTPRKHGGEKGVPFRIQVDTFKQTENGEYTDHLHSASCQIKVFKPKGADRKQKTDREKMEKRTAHEKEKYQPSYDTTVLTEMRLEPIIEDAVEHEQKKSSKRTLPADYGDSLAKRGSCSPWPDTPTTFVNNSPTPAPTFTSAQHNTYSVPDSNSSSPNHQGDGTSQGSGDLHPSATIQETQQWLLKNRFSAYTRLFSNFSGADLLKLTREDLVQICGPADGIRLYNALKSRSVRPRLTIYVCQEPLRSIQLEQRQDAGSTDSNGAIYVYHAIYLEEMAASEVTRKLALAFNIPLHQINQVYRQGPTGIHILVSDQMVQNFQDESCFLFTTIKAENGEGFHIILK, from the exons ATGGCGTGGGTGCTGAAGATGGATGAAGTGATCGAGTCCGGGCTGGTGCACGACTTCGACGCCAGCCTCTCGGGCAtcgggcaggagctgggagccgGTGCCTACAGCATGAG tgatgTTTTGGCGCTGCCTATTTTCAAACAGGAAGATTCCAGCCTTCCACAAGAAAATGAGACCAAACATCCACCTTTCCAGTATGTTATGTGTGCTGCAACATCTCCAGCAGTAAAATTATATGATGAAACTCTCACATATTTGAATCAAG gtCAGTCCTATGAGATCCGGATGCTAGATAATCGGAAAGCTGGAGACATACCAGAGATCAATGGAAAACTGGTGAAG AGCATTATAAGAGTTGTGTTCCATGACAGAAGGTTGCAGTACACAGAGCACCAGCAGTTAGAGGGTTGGAAGTGGAACCGCCCTGGGGACAGACTGCTCGACCTAG ataTTCCAATGTCTGTTGGAGTCATTGATATCAAGACAAATCCAAGCCAGCTCAACGCAGTTGAATTTTTATGGGATCCAACAAAATGTACATCTGCTTTTATTCAG GTACATTGTATCAGCACTGAATTTACACCTCGTAAACACGGAGGGGAGAAAGGAGTTCCTTTTAGAATTCAGGTTGACACCTTTAAACAGACTGAGAATGGAGAATACACAGATCATCTGCATTCAGCCAGTTGTCAAATCAAAGTTTTTAAG CCCAAAGgagcagacagaaaacagaaaacagacagagaaaagatggaaaaacgGACTGCACatgaaaaagagaagtatcAGCCTTCATATGACACCACAGTTCTCACAGAG ATGAGGCTTGAGCCTATAATTGAAGATGCAGTTGAACATGAGCAGAAAAAGTCCAGCAAGCGGACTTTGCCAGCAGACTACGGTGATTCTCTGGCAAAGCGAGGCAGT TGCTCACCATGGCCAGATACTCCTACAACATTTGTAAACAACAGTCCTACTCCTGCTCCGACTTTCACCTCTGCTCAGCATAACACCTACAGTGTCCCAGACAG cAATTCTTCCTCCCCAAATCATCAAGGAGATGGAACCTCTCAAGGGTCAGGAGAT CTTCATCCTTCAGCCACAATCCAGGAAACTCAGCAATGGTTGCTCAAGAATAGGTTCTCTGCCTATACAAGgcttttttcaaatttctcaG GTGCTGATTTATTAAAGCTGACAAGAGAAGATCTGGTACAAATCTGTGGTCCAGCCGATGGAATTCGGCTGTATAATGCACTGAAATCCAG GTCCGTGAGGCCCCGTTTAACGATCTACGTGTGCCAGGAGCCCCTCCGGAGCATCCAGCTGGAACAACGGCAGGACGCgggcagcacagacagcaacGGTGCAATATACG TTTATCATGCAATCTACTTAGAGGAGATGGCAGCCTCAGAAGTCACACGCAAGCTTGCTTTGGCATTTAATATTCCTTTGCATCAGATCAACCAGGTTTACAGACAGGGTCCCACAGGCATCCACATTCTTGTTAGTGATCAG atggTTCAAAACTTTCAAGATGAGAGTTGTTTCTTATTCACCACAATAAAAG ctgaaaatggAGAAGGCTTCCATATAATTCTGAAGTGA
- the UBP1 gene encoding upstream-binding protein 1 isoform X3 — translation MAWVLKMDEVIESGLVHDFDASLSGIGQELGAGAYSMSDVLALPIFKQEDSSLPQENETKHPPFQYVMCAATSPAVKLYDETLTYLNQGQSYEIRMLDNRKAGDIPEINGKLVKSIIRVVFHDRRLQYTEHQQLEGWKWNRPGDRLLDLDIPMSVGVIDIKTNPSQLNAVEFLWDPTKCTSAFIQVHCISTEFTPRKHGGEKGVPFRIQVDTFKQTENGEYTDHLHSASCQIKVFKPKGADRKQKTDREKMEKRTAHEKEKYQPSYDTTVLTECSPWPDTPTTFVNNSPTPAPTFTSAQHNTYSVPDSNSSSPNHQGDGTSQGSGDQLHPSATIQETQQWLLKNRFSAYTRLFSNFSGADLLKLTREDLVQICGPADGIRLYNALKSRSVRPRLTIYVCQEPLRSIQLEQRQDAGSTDSNGAIYVYHAIYLEEMAASEVTRKLALAFNIPLHQINQVYRQGPTGIHILVSDQMVQNFQDESCFLFTTIKAENGEGFHIILK, via the exons ATGGCGTGGGTGCTGAAGATGGATGAAGTGATCGAGTCCGGGCTGGTGCACGACTTCGACGCCAGCCTCTCGGGCAtcgggcaggagctgggagccgGTGCCTACAGCATGAG tgatgTTTTGGCGCTGCCTATTTTCAAACAGGAAGATTCCAGCCTTCCACAAGAAAATGAGACCAAACATCCACCTTTCCAGTATGTTATGTGTGCTGCAACATCTCCAGCAGTAAAATTATATGATGAAACTCTCACATATTTGAATCAAG gtCAGTCCTATGAGATCCGGATGCTAGATAATCGGAAAGCTGGAGACATACCAGAGATCAATGGAAAACTGGTGAAG AGCATTATAAGAGTTGTGTTCCATGACAGAAGGTTGCAGTACACAGAGCACCAGCAGTTAGAGGGTTGGAAGTGGAACCGCCCTGGGGACAGACTGCTCGACCTAG ataTTCCAATGTCTGTTGGAGTCATTGATATCAAGACAAATCCAAGCCAGCTCAACGCAGTTGAATTTTTATGGGATCCAACAAAATGTACATCTGCTTTTATTCAG GTACATTGTATCAGCACTGAATTTACACCTCGTAAACACGGAGGGGAGAAAGGAGTTCCTTTTAGAATTCAGGTTGACACCTTTAAACAGACTGAGAATGGAGAATACACAGATCATCTGCATTCAGCCAGTTGTCAAATCAAAGTTTTTAAG CCCAAAGgagcagacagaaaacagaaaacagacagagaaaagatggaaaaacgGACTGCACatgaaaaagagaagtatcAGCCTTCATATGACACCACAGTTCTCACAGAG TGCTCACCATGGCCAGATACTCCTACAACATTTGTAAACAACAGTCCTACTCCTGCTCCGACTTTCACCTCTGCTCAGCATAACACCTACAGTGTCCCAGACAG cAATTCTTCCTCCCCAAATCATCAAGGAGATGGAACCTCTCAAGGGTCAGGAGAT CAGCTTCATCCTTCAGCCACAATCCAGGAAACTCAGCAATGGTTGCTCAAGAATAGGTTCTCTGCCTATACAAGgcttttttcaaatttctcaG GTGCTGATTTATTAAAGCTGACAAGAGAAGATCTGGTACAAATCTGTGGTCCAGCCGATGGAATTCGGCTGTATAATGCACTGAAATCCAG GTCCGTGAGGCCCCGTTTAACGATCTACGTGTGCCAGGAGCCCCTCCGGAGCATCCAGCTGGAACAACGGCAGGACGCgggcagcacagacagcaacGGTGCAATATACG TTTATCATGCAATCTACTTAGAGGAGATGGCAGCCTCAGAAGTCACACGCAAGCTTGCTTTGGCATTTAATATTCCTTTGCATCAGATCAACCAGGTTTACAGACAGGGTCCCACAGGCATCCACATTCTTGTTAGTGATCAG atggTTCAAAACTTTCAAGATGAGAGTTGTTTCTTATTCACCACAATAAAAG ctgaaaatggAGAAGGCTTCCATATAATTCTGAAGTGA